One part of the Osmerus mordax isolate fOsmMor3 chromosome 18, fOsmMor3.pri, whole genome shotgun sequence genome encodes these proteins:
- the crybg2 gene encoding beta/gamma crystallin domain-containing protein 2 gives MNSSYDIQSTSSTMFTLRPSHTSEGSPPNDFKHRIHKVSLVSEDASARAAPEPVDLSGTDSLFSSLPPNVEDASSNSTPGPATSLAHSPPGGPEVGPPAAGYKLKQFDAEIRSTPEPTGEESDFPSSTFSSLTLSQTGLYTRHLTRPSPLSPETPGFHGNVAWPSASSKVQLSSVNEARGGAGGEGGWRIRRGWAEPEAPAGEETGEGEREVVERGTQWNKSGWDSQRLPVSGVAPAAAHHSQDIYHNDFAFSGVYTATRVELTPDLSPSSPLTPVTPDLGSPYQQDMENMMDTLKSMDRPKRPRSLRGLPPSLFSSLPPIVEDASSTNSTPGPATSLFHSPPAPGAPDKAHNGGPPSSIPVDLGFKWSSPKDKLSPLEMMKLQQKQEPVGDKNQGFIPTRRTSLGSDSSHDSSPSYLNGGGGGGNPLTPGSTSRLDNSFLFSGYRQGSMEQPSVENDRVKAKAYLSRATSLPDIGTSNDRLSFSFNGIPNTGTGTVTGTGTDNTVPSRYERLSFLVSSSSLTGAPDSNSRISRPPPLQLLSSPTSTEERTFSSPSHLLSPTASSDLQRSFSMEALTARFNHNQAQNQAQIQSMGAMNGMGGSMGSIGSMGFQRSFNNEGTSGGGGTPLFNSVHGGSHFNPEPEPEKIQMVPKYRAFPDAYLTKEKEHGKLNPRPGKMFIFDEAGMCGQRIEVRGDVIDATPWQLQETISIRVVRGGWVLYEKPNFKGEKIALDEGDIEITYPFDPPEEGMEDGQQQQQQQKQQSGQSDQREQNETGQQNGEMDDGEKENGGQEGEEEKAIPVRRFIIGSIRRAVRDYSVPEISLFPEENAEGKKVTFRDTSEDARIFGFPIKANSIIINAGLWLVYAEPFFQGIPKVLEVGGFHNPAAWGVEQPYVGSVHPLKIGEPRVEKPNEAKLVIYEKPYFTGKTRTIYSNMKDFMTRVERSQIAFMYSAGSIKVQGGCWVGYEKEGFRGYQYLLEEGEYHDWRVWGGHNAELRSIRVLRADLTEPMLVMIEQPEGELEEGQQVEENSFEVTEAIPDVELFGYRPTTRSVNVLSGAWVAYSHVDYSGEQYILEKGFYNNCADWGSQDNRICSIQPILLAAGESHGSRNEVVLYSETDFQGECHMYDQAQETLADRLLAKSCRVMGGSWVMYDAKSYKGDLYVLSEGDYPNFSSMGCPSSYVIRSLKPVPQMFSLPSISLFGLECLEGREITIDTDMVNMLEEGYNNHTLSVRVNSGSWVLCEHSNYRGRQFLLETMEIPNWPKFSQLHTIGSMYPVRQRRRFFCIKNKERGHFLSIQGGVEELKSGRVVVMETVEGMSEVWFYQDGLIKNKLAPSMSLQVMGNVEAGAKVVLWSETRQPVQTWSAQMNGPVVSLTFPGMVLDIKGGKTYDRNFAVIMPESEERPCQQWELEIL, from the exons CCAGCAACTCAACCCCTGGACCTGCCACCAGCCTGGCCCACTCTCCGCCAGGTGGGCCGGAGGTGGGACCTCCAGCTGCAGGGTACAAGTTGAAGCAGTTTGATGCGGAGATCCGATCCACACCTGAGCCCACAGGAGAGGAATCTGATTTCCCGTCCAGCACCTTCTCCTCCCTTACCCTGTCCCAGACTGGCCTCTACACACGACACCtgacccgcccctcccccctttccccggAGACGCCCGGTTTCCACGGCAACGTGGCCTGGCCGAGCGCCAGTAGCAAAGTTCAGCTGAGTAGTGTGAACGAGGCaaggggaggggccgggggagaaggggggtggagaaTTCGGAGGGGCTGGGCGGAGCCAGAAGcacctgcaggagaggagaccggtgagggagagagagaggtagttgAGAGAGGGACGCAGTGGAACAAGTCAGGCTGGGACTCGCAACGACTCCCAGTGTCAGGCGTCGCGCCTGCTGCAGCCCATCACAGCCAAGATATCTACCACAACGACTTTGCTTTCTCTGGAGTGTACACGGCCACACGCGTGGAGCTCACCCCTGACCTTTCTCCGTCTTCCCCTTTGACCCCTGTGACCCCCGACCTCGGTTCCCCCTACCAGCAAGATATGGAGAACATGATGGACACCCTGAAGAGCATGGACCGCCCCAAGAGACCACGTAGCCTGCGTGGACTGCCCCCCTCACTCTTCTCTTCCTTGCCCCCCATTGTGGAGGATGCCTCCAGCACCAACTCAACCCCTGGACCTGCCACCAGCCTGTTCCACTCTCCGCCTGCCCCTGGAGCCCCAGACAAGGCCCATAATGGGGGCCCCCCCAGCAGCATACCTGTTGACCTGGGATTCAAGTGGAGCTCACCCAaggacaagctctccccccTGGAAATGATGAAGCTCCAACAGAAGCAGGAGCCGGTTGGGGACAAAAACCAAGGTTTCATCCCCACAAGGAGGACCTCACTGGGCTCGGATTCCTCCCATGACAGCTCCCCCTCTTATCTGAATGGGGGAGGTGGCGGGGGTAATCCCCTGACCCCTGGATCCACCTCTCGTCTGGACAACAGCTTCCTGTTCTCCGGCTATCGCCAGGGCTCCATGGAACAGCCATCCGTGGAGAACGACAGGGTAAAGGCCAAGGCCTATCTCTCCAGAGCGACCTCGCTTCCGGACATCGGAACTTCGAATGACCGCTTGAGCTTCTCCTTCAACGGTATCCCCAACACTGGCACAGGCACTGTTACTGGCACTGGAACAGACAATACCGTCCCCTCCCGTTACGAGCGCTTGTCCTTCCTCGTGTCCTCCTCGTCCCTCACAGGGGCTCCGGACAGCAACTCGCGCATCAGCAGACCTCCACcgctccagctcctctcctcccccacctcaacCGAAGAGCGAaccttctcttccccctcacacctgctcagcCCCACAGCCTCCAGCGACCTGCAGCGCTCCTTCTCCATGGAGGCCCTCACAGCCAGGTTCAACCACAACCAAGCCCAGAACCAGGCTCAGATCCAGAGCATGGGTGCCATGAATGGCATGGGTGGTAGTATGGGCTCCATTGGCTCCATGGGGTTCCAGAGGAGCTTCAACAACGAGGGTacctcagggggaggagggacaccCCTCTTCAACAGTGTCCATGGGGGCTCCCACTTTAACCCTGAGCCAGAACCAGAGAAGATCCAGATGGTGCCCAAGTACAGAGCCTTCCCTGATGCCTAT CTCACCAAGGAGAAGGAGCATGGCAAGCTTAACCCCCGCCCAGGAAAG atgttcaTCTTCGACGAGGCTGGCATGTGCGGCCAGAGAATCGAGGTGCGCGGTGATGTCATCGACGCCACGCCCTGGCAGCTACAGGAGACCATCTCCATCAGGGTGGTCAGAGGAGG CTGGGTGCTGTATGAGAAGCCCAACTTCAAAGGGGAGAAGATAGCTCTGGACGAGGGGGACATCGAGATCACCTACCCCTTCGACCCCCccgaggaggggatggaggacgggcagcagcagcaacagcagcagaagCAGCAGAGCGGACAGAGCGACCAGAGGGAGCAGAACGAGACGGGGCAGCAGAACGGAGAGATGGACGACGGGGAGAAGGAGAACGGgggccaggagggagaggaagaaaaggctATTCCTGTCAGGAGGTTCATCATAGGATCTATTCGCAGAGCTGTCAGA gaCTACAGTGTTCCAGAGATCAGCCTGTTCCCAGAGGAGAACGCCGAGGGGAAGAAGGTCACCTTCAGGGACACCTCCGAAGACGCCAGGATCTTCGGCTTCCCCATCAAGGCCAACTCCATCATCATCAACGCTGGACT gtGGCTAGTGTATGCCGAGCCCTTCTTCCAGGGTATCCCCAAGGttctggaggtgggggggttccACAACCCTGCGGCCTGGGGCGTGGAACAGCCCTACGTGGGCTCAGTACACCCCCTCAAAATA GGTGAACCGAGAGTGGAGAAACCCAACGAGGCGAAG cTGGTGATCTATGAGAAACCCTACTTCACTGGCAAGACCAGGACCATCTATTCCAACATGAAGGACTTCATGACCAGGGTGGAGCGCAGTCAGATTGCCTTCATGTACAGCGCTGGTTCCATCAAAGTACAGGGAGGATG CTGGGTGGGGTATGAGAAGGAGGGTTTCCGTGGCTACCAGTACctgttggaggagggggagtatcACGACTGGCGGGTGTGGGGGGGTCACAACGCTGAGCTACGCTCTATCAGAGTCCTGAGGGCG GACCTGACGGAACCCATGCTGGTGATGATTGAGCAGCCGGAAggcgagctggaggaggggcagcaggtggaggagaacaGCTTCGAGGTGACGGAGGCCATCCCTGACGTCGAGCTGTTTGGTTACCGCCCCACCACGCGTTCCGTCAACGTCCTCAGCGGAGC atggGTTGCCTACTCCCATGTGGACTACTCTGGCGAGCAGTACATCCTGGAGAAGGGTTTCTATAACAACTGCGCCGACTGGGGTTCCCAGGACAACCGCATATGTTCCATACAGCCCATCCTACTG GCTGCTGGTGAAAGCCACGGTTCCAGGAATGAG GTGGTCCTCTACTCTGAGACAGACTTCCAGGGAGAGTGTCATATGTATGACCAGGCCCAGGAGACCCTCGCTGACAGACTGCTGGCCAAGTCCTGCAGAGTCAtgggaggaag ctgGGTTATGTATGACGCAAAGAGCTACAAAGGGGACCTGTACGTGCTTTCAGAGGGAGACTACCCCAACTTCAGCAGCATGGGCTGTCCCTCCAGCTACGTGATCCGCTCCCTCAAACCTGTTCCTCAG ATGTTCTCGttgccctccatctctctgtttggCCTGGAGTGTCTAGAGGGTCGTGAGATCACCATAGACACAGACATGGTCAACATGCTGGAGGAAGGCTACAACAACCACACCCTGTCTGTCAGGGTCAACAGTGGCAG CTGGGTGTTGTGTGAGCACAGTAACTACAGGGGGCGTCAGTTCCTGCTGGAGACCATGGAGATTCCCAACTGGCCCAAGTTCAGCCAGCTGCACACCATAGGCTCCATGTACCCTGTGCGACAG AGGCGGCGCTTCTTCTGTATCAAGAATAAAGAgcgaggtcacttcctgtcgaTCCAAGGAGGCGTAGAGGAGTTGAAGTCGGGGCGGGTGGTAGTGATGGAGACGGTGGAGGGAATGAGCGAAGTCTGGTTCTACCAGGACGGACTGATCAAGAACAAG ctggcTCCCTCCATGAGTCTCCAGGTGATGGGCAACGTGGAGGCGGGGGCCAAGGTGGTGCTGTGGTCAGAGACCCGCCAGCCGGTCCAGACCTGGTCCGCCCAGATGAACGGGCCCGTGGTCAGCCTCACCTTCCCTGGCATGGTGCTGGACATCAAAG GAGGTAAGACCTATGACAGGAACTTTGCAGTGATCATGccggagagtgaggagagacccTGCCAGCAATGGGAGCTAGAGATTCTGTAA